The proteins below come from a single Caulobacter segnis ATCC 21756 genomic window:
- a CDS encoding MAPEG family protein — MDTIVSGHAAALWAGLHLFLLLILSVLVVRLRQKHKVALGDEGIPELARAIRAFGNATEYVPTGVAALAVLAVAGASALTIHVVGFLLFAGRVTHAIGLSNSGGVSIPRAAGMIATWLAYIFAGVALLISAIA, encoded by the coding sequence ATGGACACGATCGTTTCCGGCCACGCGGCCGCCCTCTGGGCCGGCCTGCACCTCTTCCTTCTGCTGATCCTGTCGGTGCTGGTCGTTCGTCTGCGCCAGAAGCACAAGGTGGCCCTGGGCGACGAGGGCATCCCCGAGCTGGCGCGCGCCATCCGCGCCTTCGGCAACGCCACCGAATACGTGCCGACGGGCGTCGCGGCCCTGGCCGTGCTGGCCGTCGCCGGCGCTTCGGCCCTGACCATCCACGTCGTCGGCTTCCTGCTGTTCGCCGGCCGCGTGACCCACGCCATCGGCCTTTCCAACAGCGGCGGCGTCTCGATCCCCCGCGCGGCGGGCATGATCGCCACCTGGCTGGCCTACATCTTCGCCGGCGTGGCGCTGCTGATCTCGGCGATCGCCTAA
- a CDS encoding UbiD family decarboxylase, producing MAYRSLREFIDVLEAKGELVRVKEPVSSVLEMTEIQTRLLATGGPAVLFEHVLLPDGSRSEMPALANLFGTVKRVAMGVTLGGEPRETAGELREVGELLAFLRQPQPPKGIKDALDMLPLAKTVMSMRPGTVKKAPVQEVVLTGDQIDLTKLPVQTCWPGEPAPLITWPLVVTKGPGKDREDDFNLGIYRMQVLSKDKCVMRWLAHRGGAQHYARHKKAGAKEPLPACAVLGADPGTILAAVTPVPDTLSEYQFAGLLRGAKVDLVPAKTVPLMVPAHAEIVIEGHVLLDEFADEGPYGDHTGYYNSVEKFPVFQVTAITMRKDPIYLTTFTGRPPDEPSVLGEALNEVFIPLIRQQFPEIVDFWLPPEGCSYRIAVVSMKKAYPGHAKRVMLGVWSYLRQFMYTKWVIVVDHDINARDWKDVMWAISTKMDPARDITVIEHTPIDYLDFASPESGLGSKIGLDATDKWPPETKREWGEEIRMDQAVVDAVSEKWARLGLPGDGTPIWK from the coding sequence ATGGCCTACCGATCCCTCCGCGAGTTTATCGACGTTCTGGAGGCCAAGGGCGAGCTGGTCCGGGTCAAGGAACCCGTGTCCAGCGTGCTGGAGATGACCGAGATCCAGACTCGCCTGCTAGCGACCGGCGGCCCGGCGGTGCTGTTCGAGCATGTGCTGCTGCCCGACGGCTCGCGCTCGGAGATGCCGGCCCTCGCCAACCTGTTCGGCACCGTCAAGCGCGTGGCCATGGGCGTCACCCTGGGCGGCGAGCCCCGCGAGACGGCGGGCGAGCTGCGCGAGGTCGGCGAGCTGCTGGCCTTCCTGCGCCAGCCCCAACCGCCCAAGGGGATCAAGGACGCCCTCGACATGCTGCCCCTGGCCAAGACGGTCATGAGCATGCGCCCCGGCACGGTGAAGAAGGCGCCCGTGCAGGAGGTCGTCCTGACCGGCGACCAGATCGACCTGACGAAGCTCCCCGTCCAGACCTGCTGGCCGGGCGAGCCGGCGCCGCTGATCACCTGGCCGCTGGTCGTGACCAAGGGCCCCGGCAAGGACCGCGAGGACGACTTCAACCTCGGCATCTACCGGATGCAGGTCCTGTCGAAGGACAAGTGCGTCATGCGCTGGCTGGCCCATCGCGGCGGCGCCCAGCACTATGCTCGCCACAAGAAGGCGGGCGCCAAGGAGCCCCTGCCCGCCTGCGCCGTCCTGGGCGCGGATCCGGGCACCATCCTGGCCGCCGTGACGCCGGTGCCAGACACCCTGTCGGAGTACCAGTTCGCCGGCCTGCTGCGCGGGGCCAAGGTCGATCTCGTCCCGGCCAAGACCGTGCCGCTGATGGTTCCCGCCCACGCCGAGATCGTCATCGAGGGCCACGTCCTGCTGGACGAGTTCGCCGACGAGGGCCCCTACGGCGACCACACCGGCTACTACAACAGCGTCGAGAAGTTCCCGGTCTTCCAGGTGACGGCGATCACCATGCGCAAGGACCCGATCTACCTGACCACCTTCACGGGCCGGCCGCCGGACGAGCCCTCGGTGCTGGGCGAGGCGCTGAACGAGGTGTTCATTCCCCTCATCCGCCAGCAGTTCCCCGAGATCGTCGACTTCTGGCTGCCGCCCGAGGGCTGCAGCTACCGCATCGCCGTGGTGTCGATGAAGAAGGCCTATCCGGGCCATGCCAAGCGCGTGATGCTGGGCGTCTGGAGCTATCTGCGCCAGTTCATGTACACCAAGTGGGTGATCGTCGTGGACCACGACATCAACGCCCGCGACTGGAAGGACGTGATGTGGGCGATCAGCACCAAGATGGACCCGGCGCGGGACATCACGGTGATCGAGCACACCCCGATCGACTATCTGGACTTCGCTTCCCCCGAGAGCGGCCTTGGCTCCAAGATCGGCCTCGACGCCACCGACAAGTGGCCGCCCGAGACCAAGCGCGAATGGGGCGAGGAGATCCGCATGGACCAGGCCGTGGTGGACGCCGTCAGCGAGAAGTGGGCGCGGCTGGGCTTGCCCGGCGACGGGACGCCGATCTGGAAGTGA
- the obgE gene encoding GTPase ObgE gives MKFLDQCKIYIRSGNGGGGSVSFRREKYIEYGGPDGGDGGRGGDVWIEAVEGLNTLIDYRYQQHFKAGTGVHGMGRARHGAAGDDVVLKVPVGTEVLEEDKETLIADLDHAGMRILLAKGGNGGWGNLHFKGPVNQAPKYANPGQEGEERWIWLRLKLIADVGLVGLPNAGKSTFLAAASAAKPKIADYPFTTLTPNLGVVDLSSSERFVLADIPGLIEGASEGAGLGTRFLGHVERSATLIHLIDATQDDVAGAYETIRGELEAYGDELADKAEILALNKIDALDEETLAEKIAEVEAVAGVKPRLVSGVSGQGVKELLRAAYRQVRIRRGDLEEEIAEDEDHVDETPGGWTP, from the coding sequence ATGAAATTCTTGGACCAATGCAAGATCTACATCCGCTCCGGTAACGGCGGCGGCGGGTCGGTGTCGTTCCGCCGCGAGAAGTACATCGAGTACGGCGGCCCGGACGGCGGCGACGGCGGTCGCGGCGGCGACGTGTGGATCGAGGCCGTCGAAGGCCTCAACACCCTGATCGACTACCGCTACCAGCAGCACTTCAAGGCCGGCACGGGCGTGCACGGCATGGGCCGCGCCCGCCACGGCGCCGCCGGCGATGACGTGGTGCTGAAGGTCCCCGTCGGCACCGAGGTGCTGGAGGAGGACAAGGAGACCCTGATCGCCGACCTCGACCACGCGGGGATGCGCATCCTGTTGGCCAAGGGCGGCAATGGCGGCTGGGGCAACCTGCACTTCAAGGGCCCGGTCAACCAGGCGCCGAAATACGCCAATCCCGGCCAGGAGGGCGAGGAGCGCTGGATCTGGCTGCGGCTGAAGCTGATCGCCGATGTCGGCCTGGTTGGCCTGCCCAACGCCGGCAAGTCGACCTTCCTGGCCGCGGCCAGCGCCGCCAAGCCCAAGATCGCCGACTATCCGTTCACCACCCTGACCCCGAACCTGGGCGTCGTGGACCTGTCCAGCAGCGAGCGCTTCGTGCTGGCCGACATCCCCGGCCTGATCGAGGGCGCCAGCGAAGGCGCGGGCCTGGGCACGCGGTTCCTGGGTCACGTCGAGCGCTCGGCCACCCTGATCCACCTGATCGACGCCACCCAGGACGACGTCGCCGGCGCTTACGAGACCATCCGGGGCGAGCTGGAAGCCTATGGCGACGAGCTGGCCGACAAGGCCGAGATCCTGGCCCTGAACAAGATCGACGCCCTCGACGAGGAGACCCTCGCCGAGAAGATCGCCGAGGTCGAAGCCGTGGCCGGCGTCAAGCCGCGCTTGGTGTCCGGCGTATCGGGCCAGGGCGTGAAGGAGCTCCTGCGCGCGGCCTATCGCCAGGTTCGCATCCGTCGCGGCGACCTCGAGGAAGAGATCGCCGAGGACGAGGACCACGTCGACGAGACCCCTGGAGGCTGGACGCCGTGA
- a CDS encoding CobW family GTP-binding protein, with protein MTQASSAASGKIPVTVLTGYLGAGKTTLLNRILTEEHGKRYAVIVNEFGEVGIDNDLVVGADEEVFEMNNGCVCCTVRGDLIRVLQGLMKRKGGFDAIIVETTGLADPGPVAQTFFVDEDVKARTALDSVTAVVDAKHILLRLSDSKEAVEQIAFADQIVLNKTDLVSEDDLRHVEARIRRINPLAPIHRAQRSNVPLEAILGKHSFDLDRITELEPDFLNPAHGEPGHVHDEHCGHDHHHHHDHDHVHDEHCGHDHHHHHDHASDIHDDGVKGVSLTLDKPVDGQKITAWLNDLLAKRGPDILRAKGIIDVKGENKRLVFQAVHMILEGDFQREWTDKDKRYSRMVFIGRDLDEAELRAGFEATAA; from the coding sequence ATGACCCAAGCTTCCTCCGCCGCCTCCGGCAAGATCCCCGTCACCGTGCTGACCGGCTATCTCGGCGCCGGCAAGACCACCCTGCTCAATCGCATCCTCACCGAAGAGCACGGCAAGCGCTACGCCGTGATCGTCAACGAGTTCGGCGAGGTCGGCATCGACAACGACCTGGTCGTCGGCGCGGACGAGGAAGTGTTCGAGATGAACAACGGCTGCGTCTGCTGCACCGTGCGCGGCGACCTGATCCGGGTTCTGCAAGGCCTGATGAAGCGCAAGGGCGGCTTCGACGCCATCATCGTCGAGACCACGGGCCTGGCCGATCCCGGCCCGGTGGCCCAGACCTTCTTCGTCGACGAGGACGTCAAGGCGCGTACGGCGCTCGACTCGGTGACGGCCGTCGTCGACGCCAAGCACATCTTGCTGCGCCTGTCGGACAGCAAGGAGGCCGTCGAGCAGATCGCCTTCGCCGACCAGATCGTGCTGAACAAGACCGATCTCGTCTCCGAGGACGACCTGCGCCACGTCGAGGCCCGCATCCGCCGGATCAACCCGCTGGCCCCGATCCACCGCGCCCAGCGTTCGAACGTTCCGCTGGAAGCGATCCTGGGCAAACACAGCTTCGACCTGGACCGGATCACCGAGCTGGAGCCGGACTTCCTCAATCCCGCCCACGGCGAACCGGGCCACGTGCACGACGAGCACTGCGGCCACGACCACCACCATCACCACGATCATGACCATGTGCACGACGAGCACTGCGGTCATGACCATCATCACCATCATGACCACGCCAGCGACATCCACGACGATGGCGTGAAGGGCGTTTCCCTGACCCTGGACAAGCCGGTCGACGGCCAGAAGATCACCGCCTGGCTCAACGACCTGCTGGCCAAGCGCGGCCCCGACATCCTGCGCGCCAAGGGCATCATCGACGTGAAGGGCGAGAACAAGCGTCTCGTCTTCCAGGCGGTGCACATGATCCTGGAGGGCGACTTCCAGCGCGAGTGGACCGACAAGGACAAGCGCTACAGCCGCATGGTCTTCATCGGCCGCGACCTCGACGAGGCCGAGCTGCGCGCCGGCTTCGAGGCGACGGCGGCTTAA
- the rplU gene encoding 50S ribosomal protein L21, which translates to MYAVIKTGGKQYRVQAGDLLVVEKLEGEPGAAVAFGEVLMLGEGEAVTVGAPTVDGAVVSGTLIETRKGEKVKIFKKIRRQGYRRTRGHRQLESVVRVTSVAGAGKEAKWEGSIDLTPKVILDARARGLGDAAVPFTVPAAVEATPVVKKASKASPKVEAAVVEHADPVAEAPKKKAAPKKAAAKTEEGEA; encoded by the coding sequence ATGTACGCGGTGATCAAAACCGGCGGCAAGCAGTACCGGGTTCAAGCCGGCGACCTGCTGGTGGTCGAAAAGCTCGAAGGTGAACCCGGCGCTGCCGTGGCCTTTGGCGAAGTCCTGATGCTTGGCGAAGGCGAGGCCGTGACGGTCGGCGCCCCCACCGTGGACGGCGCTGTCGTCTCCGGCACCCTGATCGAAACCCGCAAGGGTGAGAAGGTGAAGATCTTCAAGAAGATCCGCCGTCAGGGCTACCGCCGCACCCGCGGTCACCGCCAGCTGGAATCGGTCGTGCGCGTCACGTCCGTCGCCGGCGCCGGCAAGGAAGCCAAGTGGGAAGGGTCGATCGACCTGACCCCGAAGGTCATCCTGGACGCCCGCGCTCGCGGCCTCGGCGACGCCGCCGTGCCGTTCACGGTTCCGGCCGCTGTCGAGGCGACCCCGGTCGTGAAGAAGGCGTCGAAGGCCAGCCCGAAGGTTGAAGCCGCCGTCGTCGAACACGCCGATCCGGTCGCCGAAGCCCCGAAGAAGAAGGCCGCCCCTAAGAAGGCCGCCGCCAAGACGGAGGAAGGCGAAGCCTAA
- a CDS encoding TldD/PmbA family protein translates to MDENLLHDVVAAARKAGADAAEAVFAERQSLSVSVRLGELEEVEREEARDLGLRVFIGQRSATVSGSDVSAEARAKLVERAVAMARLAPEDPYASLAPADRLARAPYPELDLVDPYEPTAETLETQARTAEEHARAVKGVTNSDGGSAAWSSSRWAFVTSEGFHASHAATGHSVSASAIAGEGAGMERGGEGRSTRHFGDLPAAGDIGMEAGRQAVVRLDPRKIASTTAPVIFENRLAMSLIGPLLGAISGPSIARGTSFLKDRLGQQIFARGVHLLEDPHRVRGLGSAPFDDEGVATEARALIDDGVLTTWLLNTSSAKQLGLVTTGHASRGLAGPSGVSTHNLTLQPGEKDIKSLMKDAGTGLVVTSMFGPSLNGNTGDWSVGCSGYWFENGESTGPVTEITVAGNLIDIYARLVPGSDLELRGASNSPSLLVDALAIAGK, encoded by the coding sequence ATGGACGAAAACCTGTTGCATGACGTGGTCGCCGCCGCGCGCAAAGCCGGGGCCGACGCGGCCGAGGCTGTCTTCGCCGAGCGCCAGTCGCTCTCCGTCAGCGTCCGCCTGGGCGAGTTGGAAGAGGTCGAGCGCGAGGAGGCCCGGGACCTGGGCCTGCGCGTCTTCATCGGCCAGCGCAGCGCCACGGTCTCCGGCTCGGACGTCTCCGCCGAAGCCCGCGCCAAGCTGGTCGAGCGCGCCGTGGCCATGGCCCGTTTGGCGCCCGAGGATCCCTACGCCAGCCTCGCGCCGGCCGATCGCCTGGCTCGCGCGCCCTATCCCGAACTCGACCTCGTCGACCCTTACGAGCCGACGGCGGAGACCCTGGAGACCCAGGCCCGCACGGCGGAGGAGCATGCTCGCGCCGTCAAGGGCGTGACCAATTCCGACGGCGGCTCGGCGGCCTGGTCCTCGTCGCGCTGGGCGTTCGTCACCAGCGAAGGCTTCCACGCCAGCCACGCGGCCACCGGCCACTCGGTCTCGGCCTCGGCGATCGCCGGCGAGGGCGCGGGCATGGAGCGCGGCGGTGAAGGCCGCTCGACCCGGCATTTCGGCGACCTGCCCGCCGCCGGCGATATCGGCATGGAGGCCGGCCGCCAGGCGGTGGTGCGGCTGGACCCACGCAAGATCGCCTCGACCACCGCCCCTGTGATCTTCGAGAACCGTCTGGCCATGAGCCTGATCGGCCCGCTGCTGGGCGCGATCTCGGGTCCGTCCATCGCGCGCGGCACCTCGTTCCTGAAGGACAGGCTAGGGCAGCAGATCTTCGCGCGCGGCGTCCATCTGCTGGAGGACCCGCACCGCGTGCGCGGCCTCGGCTCGGCGCCGTTCGACGACGAGGGCGTGGCGACGGAAGCGCGCGCCCTGATCGACGATGGCGTGCTGACCACCTGGCTGCTGAACACCAGCTCGGCCAAGCAGCTGGGCCTCGTCACCACCGGTCACGCCTCCCGGGGGCTCGCTGGCCCCTCCGGCGTCTCGACCCACAACCTGACCCTCCAGCCGGGCGAGAAGGACATCAAGAGTCTGATGAAGGACGCCGGGACCGGCCTCGTCGTCACCTCGATGTTCGGCCCCTCGCTGAACGGCAACACCGGCGACTGGTCGGTCGGCTGCTCCGGCTACTGGTTCGAGAACGGCGAGAGCACCGGGCCGGTCACCGAGATCACCGTGGCCGGCAACTTGATCGACATCTACGCCCGCCTCGTGCCCGGCTCGGACCTCGAACTGCGCGGCGCCAGCAACAGCCCCTCGTTGCTGGTCGACGCCCTGGCGATCGCAGGCAAATGA
- the rpmA gene encoding 50S ribosomal protein L27, whose product MAHKKSGGSSSNGRDSESKRLGVKKFGGEKVLAGNILVRQRGTKFYPGSGVGIGKDHTLFALVQGAVGFVTKKHNRTYVTVTPAAQPAE is encoded by the coding sequence ATGGCTCACAAGAAATCAGGCGGCTCGTCCAGCAACGGTCGCGACTCAGAGTCGAAGCGCCTTGGCGTGAAGAAGTTCGGCGGCGAGAAGGTTCTCGCCGGCAACATCCTCGTGCGTCAGCGCGGCACCAAGTTCTACCCGGGTTCGGGCGTGGGCATTGGCAAGGATCACACCCTCTTCGCGCTCGTGCAGGGCGCGGTGGGCTTCGTGACCAAGAAGCACAATCGCACCTACGTGACCGTGACCCCGGCCGCTCAGCCGGCCGAGTAA
- a CDS encoding GNAT family N-acetyltransferase encodes MCVIEERPVIETQRLTLRAPAKADVERVAAFCVDHEVARMTTRMPSPYTRGHAEDFVARCGTQDRSRDNTFAIELADEGLIGVVGLFTNPNGPVELGYWIGRPYWGRGYATEATKGALDWARGVWNKRYVTAGHFADNDASGRVLVKAGFLYTGVVEHKPSIARGAVAATRMMVWLA; translated from the coding sequence ATGTGCGTCATCGAAGAAAGACCCGTCATCGAAACCCAGCGGCTGACGCTGCGCGCCCCGGCCAAGGCCGATGTCGAGCGCGTGGCGGCCTTCTGCGTCGATCACGAGGTGGCGCGCATGACCACGCGCATGCCCTCGCCCTACACTCGCGGTCACGCCGAGGACTTCGTGGCCCGTTGCGGAACCCAGGATCGGTCGCGCGACAACACCTTCGCCATCGAGCTGGCGGACGAGGGGCTGATCGGGGTCGTGGGTCTATTCACCAATCCGAACGGTCCGGTCGAGCTCGGCTACTGGATCGGCCGGCCCTACTGGGGCCGCGGCTACGCGACCGAGGCGACCAAGGGGGCCTTAGACTGGGCGCGCGGCGTCTGGAACAAGCGCTATGTGACGGCCGGCCACTTCGCCGACAACGACGCCTCGGGGCGGGTGCTGGTGAAGGCGGGGTTCCTCTACACCGGCGTCGTCGAGCACAAGCCGTCGATCGCGCGCGGCGCCGTGGCGGCCACGCGGATGATGGTCTGGCTGGCCTAG
- the proB gene encoding glutamate 5-kinase encodes MSHAAEAYRSARRIVFKVGSALLVDDATGAADRAWLEAFCADAAALRADGKQVLVVSSGAVALGRRRLGLTGRKATLPEKQAAAAAGQSLLMRAWEEAFEPHGLGVAQILLTRDDTETRRRWLNARATTETLMGLGVVPVVNENDTVVTEEIRYGDNDRLAARVAQMAGADLLVLLSDIDGLYTADPRKNPKAQHIPHVSEITAEIAGMADGANAAAGVGTGGMATKIAAARIARAAGCATLITLGSRPRPLAAIAAGEKATLIEAGASPAAAYKAWIAGSLAPQGWVTVDAGAAKALEAGKSLLSAGVRAIEGPFEKGDAVRVRDETGREVARGIVRYDSADAQRIAGLRSDAIEAELGFTEGPMIHADDLAVAH; translated from the coding sequence GTGAGCCACGCCGCCGAGGCGTATCGCAGCGCCCGCCGCATCGTCTTCAAGGTCGGCTCGGCCCTGCTGGTCGACGACGCGACCGGCGCGGCTGACCGCGCCTGGCTGGAAGCGTTCTGCGCCGACGCCGCTGCTCTACGCGCGGACGGCAAACAGGTGCTGGTGGTCTCGTCGGGCGCCGTGGCGCTCGGTCGTCGACGCCTGGGCCTAACCGGCCGCAAGGCCACCTTGCCGGAAAAGCAGGCCGCGGCCGCCGCCGGCCAGTCGCTGCTGATGCGCGCCTGGGAGGAAGCCTTCGAGCCGCATGGTCTCGGCGTCGCCCAGATCCTGCTGACCCGCGACGACACCGAGACCCGCCGCCGCTGGCTGAACGCCCGCGCCACGACCGAGACGCTGATGGGCCTGGGCGTCGTGCCGGTGGTCAACGAGAACGACACCGTCGTCACCGAGGAAATCCGCTACGGCGACAACGACCGCCTGGCCGCGCGCGTGGCCCAGATGGCGGGCGCGGACCTCCTGGTGCTGCTGTCGGACATCGACGGCCTCTACACCGCCGACCCGCGCAAGAACCCCAAGGCCCAGCACATCCCGCACGTGAGCGAGATCACGGCCGAGATCGCCGGCATGGCCGACGGCGCCAACGCCGCCGCTGGCGTCGGCACCGGCGGCATGGCCACCAAGATCGCCGCCGCCCGCATCGCCCGCGCCGCCGGCTGCGCCACCCTGATCACGCTGGGCTCGCGCCCGCGCCCGCTGGCCGCCATCGCCGCCGGCGAGAAGGCGACCCTGATCGAGGCCGGCGCCAGTCCGGCCGCCGCCTACAAGGCCTGGATCGCCGGCTCGCTGGCGCCGCAAGGCTGGGTCACGGTCGACGCCGGCGCGGCCAAGGCGCTGGAGGCGGGCAAGAGCCTGCTGTCAGCCGGCGTCCGCGCCATCGAGGGTCCGTTCGAGAAGGGCGACGCCGTCCGCGTCCGCGACGAGACCGGCCGCGAGGTCGCGCGCGGCATCGTCCGCTACGACAGCGCCGACGCCCAGCGCATCGCCGGCCTGCGCTCCGACGCCATCGAGGCCGAACTCGGTTTCACGGAGGGCCCGATGATCCACGCCGACGACCTGGCCGTAGCCCACTAG
- a CDS encoding M14 family metallopeptidase: MRHSFLIASALLAFGAPAMSQTPASKAPWDQPFLPPAPHWQGASQALIRDKADPWVTPFEADAEHDFSPTYADTRAWFDRLDKASKLIRVEDFGVSPQGRAIFAVIASKDGDKLDPKKPLLLVQCGIHPGEIDGKDAGMMLLRDMAFHGKDGLLDKVNLVLIPILSVDGHERSGPYSRPNQRGPRIQGWRNTATNQNLNRDFMKLDQPEMRALKRLQAKYKADLYVDVHVTDGMDYQYDVTYGFNGENGVWNRSPAIAKWLDGVLKPVMNKSLEAEGHIPGELVFGVDEHNPKAGFSDGGLGERFSNGWGAAAHVPTILIENHSLKPHAQRVLGTYVFIETALKLLADKGGDLRTAIAADSALRPAEIPANFVSDDKPAYTRAFKGIKYAYYDSPASGRKEVRWLGEADPEIWNVPFYGSKPSLTLKRPAAYYVPSYRADLIERLKLHGVTVETLPADKTVKVEMIRLVDPKIATRANEGHVQISVEKVTTETRDWVFPKGSVRVPTDQPLGDLVVLLLEPQSSESVFAWGMVPEVLSRVEYIEPYAIAPLAEKMLAADPKLKAEFEAKLAAEPKFAADPDARLAWFYKRTPFYDDHHLLYPIAREIAQ; encoded by the coding sequence ATGCGCCATTCGTTCCTGATCGCCTCCGCATTGCTTGCCTTCGGAGCCCCCGCCATGTCGCAGACACCCGCCAGCAAGGCGCCTTGGGACCAGCCTTTCCTGCCGCCGGCCCCGCATTGGCAGGGCGCCAGCCAGGCGCTGATCCGCGACAAGGCCGATCCGTGGGTGACCCCGTTCGAGGCCGACGCCGAGCACGACTTCTCGCCGACCTACGCCGACACCCGCGCCTGGTTCGACCGCCTGGACAAGGCGTCCAAGCTGATCCGCGTCGAGGACTTCGGCGTCTCGCCGCAGGGCCGCGCGATCTTCGCGGTGATCGCGTCGAAGGACGGCGACAAGCTTGATCCAAAGAAGCCGCTGCTGCTGGTCCAGTGCGGCATCCACCCCGGCGAGATCGACGGCAAGGACGCCGGCATGATGCTGCTGCGGGACATGGCGTTTCACGGCAAGGACGGTCTGCTGGACAAGGTGAACCTGGTCCTGATCCCGATCCTGTCGGTCGACGGCCACGAGCGGTCGGGACCCTACTCCCGCCCCAACCAGCGCGGGCCGCGCATCCAGGGCTGGCGCAACACCGCGACCAACCAGAACCTGAACCGCGACTTCATGAAGCTGGACCAGCCGGAGATGCGGGCGCTCAAGCGCCTGCAGGCCAAGTACAAGGCCGATCTCTATGTCGACGTCCACGTCACCGACGGCATGGACTACCAGTACGACGTCACCTACGGCTTCAACGGCGAGAACGGCGTCTGGAACCGCTCGCCGGCCATCGCCAAATGGCTGGACGGGGTGCTCAAGCCCGTCATGAACAAGAGCCTGGAGGCCGAGGGCCACATCCCGGGCGAACTGGTGTTCGGCGTCGACGAGCACAATCCCAAGGCCGGCTTCTCGGACGGGGGCCTGGGCGAGCGCTTCTCGAACGGCTGGGGCGCGGCGGCCCACGTCCCGACCATCCTGATCGAGAATCATAGCCTGAAACCCCACGCCCAGCGCGTGCTCGGGACCTATGTGTTCATCGAGACGGCCCTGAAGCTGCTGGCCGACAAGGGCGGCGACCTGCGGACGGCGATCGCCGCCGACAGCGCCCTGCGCCCGGCCGAGATCCCGGCCAATTTCGTGTCCGACGACAAGCCCGCCTACACGCGCGCCTTCAAGGGCATCAAGTACGCGTACTACGACAGCCCCGCCTCGGGCCGGAAGGAAGTGCGCTGGCTGGGCGAGGCCGATCCGGAGATCTGGAACGTCCCCTTCTATGGCTCCAAGCCCTCGCTGACGCTGAAGCGCCCGGCCGCCTACTATGTGCCCAGCTACCGCGCCGACCTCATCGAGCGCCTGAAGCTGCACGGCGTGACCGTGGAGACCTTGCCCGCCGACAAGACCGTCAAGGTCGAGATGATCCGCCTGGTCGATCCCAAGATCGCCACGCGCGCCAACGAAGGCCACGTGCAGATCAGCGTCGAGAAGGTCACGACCGAGACCCGCGACTGGGTCTTCCCCAAGGGCTCGGTCCGCGTGCCGACCGACCAGCCGCTGGGCGACCTCGTCGTCCTGCTGCTGGAGCCGCAGTCCAGCGAAAGCGTCTTCGCCTGGGGCATGGTCCCCGAGGTGCTGAGCCGCGTCGAATATATCGAGCCCTACGCCATCGCTCCATTGGCCGAGAAGATGCTGGCCGCGGATCCGAAGCTGAAGGCCGAGTTCGAGGCCAAGCTGGCGGCCGAGCCCAAGTTCGCCGCCGATCCCGACGCGCGCCTGGCCTGGTTCTACAAGCGCACGCCGTTCTACGACGACCACCACCTGCTGTATCCGATCGCTCGCGAGATCGCGCAGTAG
- a CDS encoding 3'(2'),5'-bisphosphate nucleotidase CysQ has product MNDLDLILEAAQQAGELALTARESGLKIWSKPGGSPVTDADLAVDTLLKLELKSARPDYGWLSEETADDPTRLATRRQFVVDPIDGTVAFMKNKPWFAVSIAIVEDGQPIAGVVHAPALSETYAATLEGPATLNGAPIAPSATDQLLGAAMLGDAKMFAHPAWHEPWPEMRIESRNSIAYRMCLVASGAFDAAVALSPKSEWDLAAADLIVRRAGATLSDHKGHAFAYNRPVPLVPSLVCANQALAPLILNRVGHIELP; this is encoded by the coding sequence ATGAACGACCTGGACCTGATCCTGGAAGCCGCTCAGCAGGCGGGGGAGCTGGCGCTCACCGCGCGCGAGAGCGGCCTGAAGATCTGGTCCAAGCCCGGCGGCTCGCCCGTCACCGACGCCGACCTCGCCGTCGACACCCTGTTGAAACTGGAGCTCAAGTCGGCGCGGCCCGACTATGGCTGGCTGTCGGAGGAGACCGCCGACGACCCGACGCGCCTGGCCACGCGCCGCCAGTTCGTCGTCGACCCGATCGATGGCACCGTGGCCTTCATGAAGAACAAGCCGTGGTTCGCGGTCTCGATCGCCATCGTCGAGGACGGCCAGCCGATCGCCGGCGTGGTCCACGCCCCGGCCCTCTCCGAGACCTACGCCGCCACGCTGGAAGGCCCCGCCACCCTGAACGGCGCCCCGATCGCGCCCAGCGCCACCGACCAGCTGCTTGGCGCGGCGATGCTGGGCGACGCCAAGATGTTCGCGCACCCGGCCTGGCACGAGCCGTGGCCGGAGATGCGGATCGAAAGCCGCAACTCGATCGCCTACCGCATGTGCCTGGTGGCCTCGGGCGCTTTCGACGCGGCGGTGGCCCTATCCCCCAAGAGCGAATGGGACCTCGCCGCCGCCGACCTGATCGTCCGCCGCGCCGGCGCCACGCTCAGCGATCACAAAGGCCACGCTTTCGCCTATAATCGCCCCGTTCCGCTGGTTCCGAGCCTAGTTTGCGCCAATCAGGCGCTAGCGCCATTGATCCTTAACCGCGTCGGGCATATCGAGCTGCCATAA